Within Dictyostelium discoideum AX4 chromosome 4 chromosome, whole genome shotgun sequence, the genomic segment tttttttttttttttttttttttttcgactaaattaaaaaataattgaaaaaattatcaaaatttaatttattagcgaaaaaaaaaaaaatgaaaaaattaaaaattaatattttttttttttcccaccTTGccaaaataacaatttatatttatttgttatatatagttatttaaataaacgaaaaaaataaaaaaatagtttaataaataaaaataaacaaaacaaataaaaaaataaataaataaaaaaaatgaaaacagTTACATTAGCAACATGTAACTTAAATCAATGGGCAATGGATTTCAAAGGAAATCTTGAAAGAATAATAGAATCGATTAATATTGCAAAATCTAAAgggtaaaataaaattttttttattaaaaatttaacctataaagtttattttttattatttacctattatttaaaaaaaaaaaaaaaaaaaaaaaaaaaaaaaaaaaaaaaaaaaaaaaaaaaaaaaaattaatagagCAAAATATAGATTAGGACCAGAATTAGAAATTTGTGGATATGGTTGTGAAGATCATTTTTTAGAACAAGATACAATGTTACATTGTTGGCAAAGTTTAGCAGTAATATTAAAGGATCCAGAGTTAACAAAGGATATTTTAGTTGATGTTGGTATGCCAGTATTACATAAGGATGTTAGATATAATTGTAGAGTCATATTATTGaatcaaaagatttatttaatacaaCCAAAGAAAGCCATGGCAATGGATGGTAATTATAGGGAAGGTCGTTGGTTTACACCATGGATTAAACCAAGAGTTGTGGAAACTTTTTATCTTCCAAGGATCATTAGTCAAATCACTGGTCAGGATGAATGCCAAATCGGTGATGCAATCATTTCAACACTTGACACAGCCATTTCGTCAGAGACATGTGAGGAGTTATTTACACCAAATTCACCACATATTCAAATGGGTTTAGATGGTGTTGAAATCTTTACCAATGGATCAGGTTCACATCATCAACTTAGAAAATTAGATACACGTGTTGATTTAATTCGTTCAGCCACCTCGAAATCGGGTGGTATCTACCTATACTCGAATCAACAGGGTTGCGATGGTAGTAGATTGTATTATGATGGTTCATGTATGATCATGATCAATGGTGATTGTGTAAGCCAAGGTAGTCAATTCTCTTTGGTAGATATCGAAGTTATAACTGCAACTGTAGATTTAGAGGATGTTAGATCGGTTCGTGCTAGTTTTATGGCACGTTGCGCTCAAGCTAATCTCACTAAAGAATTCCCACGTGTACGTTGTCCAATTCAATTGACTCATATAGATTATTGTCATCCACCTGATAGAGTGATTCACATCAATTACAATACACCAGCCGAGGAGATTGGTTTTGGTCCAGCATGCTGGCTTTGGGATTATCTTAGACGTTCAGGTTTATCAGGTTACTTTTTACCCTTATCAGGTGGTGCTGATAGTGCTGCCACTGCCGCTATCATTGGTATCATGTGTCAATTGGTTATATTGGATGTTAGTAAAGGTAATAAACAAGTATTAAAAGATGCGCAACGTATCACAAATTCACCAGAGGACTATATACCAACTGATTCAAGGGAATTTGCATCACGTTTATTCTTTACAGCTTATTTAGGTAGTAAAAATAG encodes:
- the nadsyn1 gene encoding NAD+ synthase (Similar to +~Similar to glutamine-hydrolysing), with protein sequence MKTVTLATCNLNQWAMDFKGNLERIIESINIAKSKGAKYRLGPELEICGYGCEDHFLEQDTMLHCWQSLAVILKDPELTKDILVDVGMPVLHKDVRYNCRVILLNQKIYLIQPKKAMAMDGNYREGRWFTPWIKPRVVETFYLPRIISQITGQDECQIGDAIISTLDTAISSETCEELFTPNSPHIQMGLDGVEIFTNGSGSHHQLRKLDTRVDLIRSATSKSGGIYLYSNQQGCDGSRLYYDGSCMIMINGDCVSQGSQFSLVDIEVITATVDLEDVRSVRASFMARCAQANLTKEFPRVRCPIQLTHIDYCHPPDRVIHINYNTPAEEIGFGPACWLWDYLRRSGLSGYFLPLSGGADSAATAAIIGIMCQLVILDVSKGNKQVLKDAQRITNSPEDYIPTDSREFASRLFFTAYLGSKNSSKETRDRAMEIAKDIGSVHKEVDIDDISQSFNDAFSQITKKQPQFRAHGGTPRENLALQNVQARTRMVLSYHLASLLLWEQGRPGSLLVLGSANCDESLRGYMTKYDCSSADINPIGGMSKIDLRSFIEWAGKFRDMKSILSVLTATPTAELEPITENYTQSDEIDMGMTYEELSIFGKLRKVNRCGPVSMFERLVADWAHLEPSVVAEKVKRFFYYYAINRHKLTTLTPSYHAEGYSPDDNRYDHRQFLYNSKWDVQFETIDKIVLRLSQRPQLKNTVNCPNQASLTQQ